A window from Clupea harengus chromosome 14, Ch_v2.0.2, whole genome shotgun sequence encodes these proteins:
- the gphb5 gene encoding glycoprotein hormone beta-5 — MDLRWTGTSRSALLALVCVLLCAGLHSEGRVRGGASMVYLRRFIGCAVREFSFLAKKPGCGGLHITTDACWGRCETWEKPVLEPPYVESHQRVCTYNETRLLTVRLPNCSAHVDPAYTYPVALRCDCAVCLTSTTECVTSV; from the exons ATGGACCTCCGCTGGACTGGAACCTCCAG gtctgccCTCctggcactggtgtgtgtgttgctgtgtgcggGGCTGCACTCAGAGGGGCGTGTGAGGGGCGGAGCCTCCATGGTGTATCTGAGGCGTTTCATTGGCTGCGCCGTGAGGGAGTTCAGCTTCCTGGCCAAGAAGCCGGGCTGCGGCGGCCTGCACATCACCACCGACGCCTGCTGGGGGCGCTGTGAGACCTGGGAG AAACCGGTGCTGGAGCCGCCCTACGTGGAGTCCCACCAGCGGGTGTGCACCTACAACGAGACGCGCCTGCTGACGGTGCGCCTGCCCAACTGCTCCGCCCACGTGGACCCCGCCTACACCTACCCCGTCGCCCTGCGCTGCGACTGCGCCGTGTGTCTGACCAGCACCACGGAGTGTGTCACGTCtgtctga